A portion of the Pseudomonas koreensis genome contains these proteins:
- a CDS encoding AMP-binding protein, with protein sequence MDQPSANPQPSYSRGSQEKALLAMTIGQRFDQTVAQHPDGEALVVRHQQLRYSWRQLADAVDEQARALLALGLQTGDRLGIWAPNCAQWCITQFATAKIGVILVNINPAYRSSELEYVLKQSGCQWLVCAGAFKTSNYHEMLQGLAPELAEHAIGHLRSERLPDLHGVISLDANPPCGFLPWAQLSDLAAGVSPDQLRERSDSLHFDQPVNIQYTSGTTGFPKGATLSHYNILNNGYMVGESLGLTAADRLVIPVPLYHCFGMVMGNLGCVTHASTMIYPNDAFDPTLALQAVAEEQATALYGVPTMFIAMLDQPQRQAFDLSSLRTGIMAGATCPIEVMRRVINEMHMSEVQIAYGMTETSPVSLQTGPADELELRVTTVGRTQPQLESKIIDAAGNIVPRGTIGELCTRGYSVMLGYWNNPQATAEAIDEAGWMHTGDLASMNEEGYVNIAGRNKDMIIRGGENVYPRELEEFFFTHPAVADVQVIGIPCSRYGEEIVAWIKFHPGHSASELELQAWCKERIAHFKTPRYFKFVDAFPMTVTGKIQKFRMREISIEELKTIDR encoded by the coding sequence ATGGATCAACCCAGTGCAAACCCGCAGCCTAGCTACAGCCGTGGCTCTCAGGAGAAGGCTCTGCTGGCGATGACTATCGGTCAGCGCTTCGATCAGACCGTCGCGCAACACCCGGACGGCGAGGCGCTGGTGGTGCGCCATCAACAGTTGCGCTACTCCTGGCGGCAACTGGCCGACGCGGTGGATGAGCAGGCCAGAGCCTTGCTCGCACTGGGCTTGCAGACCGGCGATCGCCTCGGCATCTGGGCGCCGAATTGCGCGCAGTGGTGCATCACCCAGTTCGCCACGGCGAAGATCGGCGTGATCCTGGTCAACATCAATCCCGCCTACCGCAGTTCCGAACTCGAATATGTGCTCAAGCAGTCCGGCTGCCAGTGGCTGGTCTGTGCCGGAGCGTTCAAAACCTCGAATTATCACGAAATGCTCCAGGGCCTGGCGCCGGAACTGGCCGAGCACGCCATCGGTCACCTGCGCAGTGAACGTCTGCCGGATTTGCACGGCGTGATCAGCCTCGACGCAAATCCGCCGTGCGGCTTTTTACCGTGGGCGCAACTGAGCGATCTGGCCGCCGGCGTCTCACCCGATCAACTGCGCGAACGCAGTGACAGCCTGCATTTCGATCAGCCGGTGAACATCCAGTACACCTCCGGCACCACCGGTTTCCCCAAGGGCGCGACCCTCAGTCACTACAACATTCTCAACAACGGTTACATGGTCGGCGAAAGCCTCGGGCTGACGGCTGCCGATCGTCTGGTGATTCCGGTGCCGCTGTATCACTGCTTCGGCATGGTCATGGGCAATCTCGGTTGCGTCACCCACGCCAGCACGATGATTTACCCCAACGACGCCTTCGATCCGACGCTGGCCCTGCAAGCGGTGGCCGAAGAACAGGCCACGGCGCTGTACGGTGTGCCGACCATGTTCATCGCCATGCTCGATCAGCCGCAGCGGCAGGCTTTCGACCTGTCGAGCCTGCGCACCGGGATCATGGCCGGCGCCACTTGTCCGATCGAGGTCATGCGCCGGGTGATCAACGAAATGCACATGAGCGAAGTGCAGATTGCCTATGGCATGACCGAAACCAGCCCGGTGTCGTTGCAAACGGGGCCGGCGGATGAGCTGGAGTTGCGCGTGACCACGGTCGGCCGTACTCAGCCACAACTGGAAAGCAAGATCATCGACGCCGCTGGCAACATCGTGCCACGCGGCACCATCGGCGAATTGTGCACGCGCGGTTACAGCGTGATGCTCGGCTACTGGAACAACCCGCAGGCCACCGCCGAAGCCATCGATGAAGCGGGCTGGATGCACACCGGCGATCTTGCGAGCATGAACGAAGAGGGCTACGTCAACATCGCCGGGCGTAACAAAGACATGATCATTCGTGGTGGCGAGAACGTTTATCCCCGTGAGCTTGAGGAATTCTTCTTCACCCACCCGGCGGTGGCGGACGTGCAGGTAATCGGCATTCCGTGCTCGCGCTACGGTGAGGAAATCGTCGCCTGGATCAAATTCCACCCCGGCCACAGCGCCTCCGAGCTTGAGCTGCAAGCGTGGTGCAAGGAGCGCATCGCGCACTTCAAGACACCGCGTTACTTCAAGTTCGTTGACGCGTTTCCGATGACGGTGACGGGGAAGATCCAGAAATTCAGGATGCGTGAGATCAGTATCGAAGAGCTGAAAACAATCGACCGATAA
- a CDS encoding isovaleryl-CoA dehydrogenase, whose product MSYPSLNFALGETIDMLRDQVQSFVADQIAPRAAQIDHDNLFPADMWRKFGDMGLLGITVPEEYGGAGLGYLAHVVAMEEISRGSASVALSYGAHSNLCVNQINRNGNHEQKSKYLPKLISGEHVGALAMSEPNAGSDVVSMKLRADKRGDRFVLNGSKTWITNGPDANTYVIYAKTDLEKGPHGITAFIVERDWKGFSRSNKFDKLGMRGSNTCELFFDDVEVPEENILGVLNGGVKVLMSGLDYERVVLSGGPTGIMQSCMDLIVPYIHDRKQFGQSIGEFQLIQGKVADMYTQLNASRAYLYAVAQACERGETTRKDAAGVILYTAERATQMALDAIQILGGNGYINEFPAGRLLRDAKLYEIGAGTSEIRRMLIGRELFNETR is encoded by the coding sequence ATGAGCTATCCATCCCTGAACTTCGCCCTCGGTGAAACCATCGATATGCTGCGCGATCAGGTGCAGTCCTTTGTCGCCGACCAGATCGCCCCGCGTGCCGCGCAGATCGACCACGACAACCTGTTCCCCGCCGACATGTGGCGCAAATTCGGTGATATGGGCCTGCTCGGCATCACCGTGCCGGAAGAGTACGGCGGCGCGGGCCTGGGTTATCTGGCGCACGTGGTGGCGATGGAAGAAATCAGCCGTGGTTCGGCATCAGTGGCGCTGTCCTACGGCGCGCATTCCAACCTCTGCGTCAACCAGATCAACCGCAACGGCAATCACGAACAGAAAAGCAAATACCTGCCGAAGCTGATCAGCGGCGAACACGTCGGCGCCCTAGCGATGAGCGAGCCCAATGCCGGTTCCGACGTGGTCTCTATGAAGCTGCGTGCCGACAAACGCGGCGACCGCTTCGTCCTTAACGGCAGCAAGACCTGGATCACCAACGGCCCTGACGCCAACACCTACGTGATCTACGCCAAAACCGATCTGGAAAAAGGCCCGCACGGCATTACTGCGTTCATCGTCGAGCGTGACTGGAAAGGCTTCAGCCGCAGCAACAAGTTCGACAAGCTGGGCATGCGTGGCTCCAATACCTGCGAGTTGTTTTTCGATGACGTCGAAGTGCCGGAAGAGAACATTCTCGGTGTGCTCAACGGCGGCGTGAAGGTGCTGATGAGCGGTCTCGATTACGAACGGGTGGTGCTTTCGGGCGGTCCGACCGGGATCATGCAGTCGTGCATGGATCTGATCGTGCCGTACATCCACGACCGCAAGCAGTTCGGCCAGAGCATCGGCGAATTCCAGCTGATCCAGGGCAAAGTCGCCGACATGTACACCCAACTCAACGCCAGCCGCGCCTATCTGTACGCGGTGGCCCAGGCCTGCGAGCGCGGCGAGACCACGCGCAAGGATGCTGCCGGGGTGATCCTCTATACCGCCGAACGCGCCACGCAAATGGCCCTCGACGCGATCCAGATTCTCGGCGGTAACGGCTACATCAACGAATTCCCCGCCGGGCGCCTGCTGCGCGACGCCAAACTCTACGAAATCGGCGCCGGCACCAGCGAAATCCGCCGCATGCTGATCGGTCGCGAACTGTTCAACGAAACCCGCTAA
- a CDS encoding carboxyl transferase domain-containing protein, producing MATLHTQLNPRSAEFAANSAAMLKQVDALHTLLAQVAQGGGAKAQERHTSRGKLLPRERINRLLDPGSPFLEISQLAAHAVYGEDVPAAGVIAGIGRVEGVECMIVANDATVKGGSYYPLTVKKHLRAQTIAQQNRLPCIYLVDSGGANLPRQDEVFPDREHFGRIFFNQANMSAMGIPQIAVVMGSCTAGGAYVPAMADEAIMVRNQATIFLAGPPLVKAATGEVVSAEDLGGADVHCKTSGVADHYAENDEHALALARRSVANLNWRKLGEVQQRTPIAPLYASDELYGVVPADAKQPFDVREVIARLVDGSVFDEFKALFGTTLVCGFAHLHGYPIAILANNGILFAEAAQKGAHFIELACQRGIPLLFLQNITGFMVGQKYEAGGIAKHGAKLVTAVACAKVPKFTVIIGGSFGAGNYGMCGRAYDPRFLWMWPNARIGVMGAEQAAGVLVQVKREQAERSGQAFTAEQETEIKQPILDQYEEQGHPYYSSARLWDDGVIDPAQTRDVLGLALSASLNAPIEPSRFGVFRM from the coding sequence ATGGCAACCCTGCACACTCAGCTCAACCCGCGTTCAGCGGAGTTCGCCGCCAACAGCGCGGCGATGCTCAAACAGGTCGACGCGCTGCACACTTTGCTCGCCCAAGTGGCGCAGGGTGGCGGTGCCAAAGCCCAGGAACGCCATACCTCGCGCGGCAAACTGCTGCCACGTGAGCGCATCAACCGCCTGCTCGATCCGGGCTCGCCGTTTCTCGAAATCAGCCAACTCGCCGCCCATGCCGTGTATGGCGAAGACGTGCCGGCCGCCGGGGTGATCGCCGGAATCGGTCGCGTCGAAGGTGTGGAATGCATGATCGTCGCCAACGACGCGACGGTAAAAGGTGGCTCGTATTACCCGCTGACCGTGAAAAAACACCTGCGCGCACAGACCATCGCCCAGCAGAATCGCCTGCCGTGCATTTATCTCGTGGATTCCGGCGGCGCCAATCTGCCGCGTCAGGACGAGGTATTTCCCGATCGCGAGCACTTCGGGCGGATCTTTTTCAATCAGGCCAACATGAGCGCCATGGGCATCCCGCAGATCGCCGTGGTCATGGGTTCGTGCACCGCTGGCGGCGCGTATGTGCCAGCGATGGCGGACGAAGCGATCATGGTGCGCAACCAGGCGACGATTTTTCTCGCCGGCCCACCGCTGGTGAAAGCCGCGACCGGTGAAGTGGTCAGCGCCGAAGACCTGGGCGGTGCCGATGTGCACTGCAAGACTTCCGGCGTGGCCGACCATTACGCCGAGAACGACGAACACGCCCTCGCTCTCGCCCGCCGCAGCGTCGCCAACCTCAACTGGCGCAAGCTCGGCGAGGTGCAGCAGCGCACGCCGATTGCGCCGCTGTATGCCAGCGACGAGTTGTACGGTGTGGTCCCGGCCGACGCCAAGCAGCCTTTCGATGTGCGCGAGGTGATTGCACGGTTGGTCGACGGCTCGGTGTTCGATGAATTCAAAGCGCTGTTCGGCACCACGCTGGTTTGCGGTTTCGCTCACTTGCACGGCTACCCGATCGCGATCCTGGCGAATAACGGCATCCTCTTCGCCGAAGCCGCGCAGAAAGGCGCGCACTTCATCGAGCTGGCCTGCCAGCGCGGCATCCCGCTGCTGTTTCTGCAGAACATCACTGGCTTCATGGTCGGCCAGAAATACGAAGCCGGCGGCATTGCCAAGCACGGCGCGAAGCTGGTTACCGCAGTGGCCTGCGCCAAGGTGCCGAAATTCACCGTGATCATCGGCGGCAGCTTCGGCGCCGGCAACTACGGCATGTGCGGTCGCGCTTACGATCCGCGTTTTTTGTGGATGTGGCCGAACGCGCGGATCGGCGTGATGGGCGCCGAACAGGCCGCCGGTGTGCTGGTGCAGGTCAAGCGCGAACAGGCCGAACGCAGCGGTCAGGCGTTCACTGCTGAGCAGGAGACCGAGATCAAGCAGCCGATTCTCGACCAGTACGAAGAGCAGGGTCACCCCTACTACTCCAGCGCGCGGCTGTGGGACGACGGCGTCATCGACCCGGCGCAGACCCGCGATGTACTGGGCCTGGCCTTGTCTGCGTCACTGAACGCGCCAATCGAACCGAGCCGCTTCGGCGTGTTCCGGATGTGA
- a CDS encoding gamma-carboxygeranoyl-CoA hydratase, translating to MSDFNTLELQTDPRGFATLWLNRAEKNNAFNAEMIRELILALDKVASDSSLRFLLLRGRGKHFSAGADLAWMQQSAELDYHTNLDDARELAELMYNLAKLKIPTLAVVQGAAFGGALGLISCCDMAIGTDDAQFCLSEVRIGLAPAVISPFVVQAIGERAARRYALTAERFGGQRAREIGLLAESYPAAELEQQVEQWTDNLLLNSPAAMRASKDLLREVGNGALTPALRRYTENAIARIRVSSEGQEGLRAFLQKRPPNWQAASTKESR from the coding sequence ATGAGCGACTTCAATACCCTCGAACTGCAAACCGACCCGCGCGGCTTCGCGACGCTGTGGCTCAACCGCGCCGAGAAAAACAACGCCTTCAACGCCGAGATGATCCGCGAACTGATCCTTGCCCTCGACAAGGTCGCCAGCGATTCGAGCCTGCGTTTTCTGCTGCTGCGCGGGCGCGGTAAGCACTTCAGTGCCGGCGCCGACCTGGCGTGGATGCAGCAATCGGCCGAGCTTGATTACCACACCAACCTCGACGACGCCCGCGAACTGGCCGAGCTGATGTACAACCTCGCCAAGCTGAAAATCCCCACCCTCGCCGTGGTCCAGGGCGCTGCGTTCGGTGGCGCGCTGGGCTTGATCAGTTGCTGTGACATGGCGATCGGCACCGATGACGCGCAGTTCTGCCTGTCGGAAGTGCGCATCGGCCTGGCGCCCGCCGTGATCAGCCCCTTCGTGGTGCAGGCGATCGGTGAACGAGCGGCACGGCGTTACGCGCTTACGGCCGAGCGCTTCGGCGGACAGCGGGCGCGGGAAATCGGCTTGCTCGCTGAAAGCTATCCCGCCGCTGAACTGGAGCAACAGGTCGAACAGTGGACCGACAACCTGTTGCTCAACAGCCCCGCTGCCATGCGTGCCAGCAAGGACTTGCTGCGCGAAGTCGGCAACGGTGCACTGACCCCAGCCCTGCGTCGTTATACCGAAAATGCCATCGCGCGAATTCGCGTCAGCTCTGAGGGCCAGGAAGGCTTGCGCGCCTTCCTGCAAAAACGCCCGCCGAACTGGCAAGCCGCATCCACCAAGGAGTCGCGTTGA
- a CDS encoding acetyl/propionyl/methylcrotonyl-CoA carboxylase subunit alpha: MSAPVITTLLVANRGEIACRVMRTAKALGLTTVAVHSATDRDARHSREADIRVDLGGSKAAESYLQIDKLIAAAKASGAQAIHPGYGFLSENAGFARAIEAAGLIFLGPPASAIDAMGSKSAAKALMEKAGVPLVPGYHGEAQDLDTFREACERIGYPVLLKATAGGGGKGMKVVEDVSQLAEALASAQREAQSSFGDSRMLVEKYLLKPRHVEIQVFADQHGNCLYLNERDCSIQRRHQKVVEEAPAPGLTPELRRAMGEAAVRSAQAIGYVGAGTVEFLLDARGEFFFMEMNTRLQVEHPVTEAITGLDLVAWQIRVARGEALPMTQAQVPLNGHAIEVRLYAEDPANDFLPATGRLDLYRESAQEPGRRVDSGVEEGDEISPFYDPMLGKLIAWGEDREQARLRLLSMLDEFAIGGLKTNINFLRRIIAHPAFAAAQLDTGFIPRYQEQLLPAPGTLSDEFWEVAAQAFAQSLPTRARADDPASPWSCGSGLRAGLPAQITVHLSCEGQDRALTLGAAAHAKLLGEALVVEHEGVRRTLRAIRQGGSLYLQWDGELRRIEAFDPVSAVEASHSHQGGLTAPMNGSIVRVLVEAGQAVEAGAQLVVLEAMKMEHSIRAPQAGVIKALYCQEGDMVSEGSALVELEEG; encoded by the coding sequence ATGAGCGCACCTGTGATTACCACCCTGTTGGTGGCCAACCGCGGCGAAATCGCCTGCCGGGTCATGCGCACCGCCAAGGCCCTGGGGCTGACCACCGTCGCCGTGCACAGCGCCACCGACAGAGATGCGCGGCACAGCCGAGAAGCCGATATCCGCGTTGACCTGGGCGGCAGCAAGGCCGCTGAGAGTTATCTGCAAATCGATAAATTGATCGCTGCTGCCAAGGCCAGCGGTGCCCAGGCGATTCATCCCGGGTATGGTTTCCTCTCGGAGAACGCCGGGTTCGCCCGCGCTATCGAAGCCGCCGGACTGATCTTCCTCGGCCCGCCCGCCTCGGCCATCGACGCGATGGGCAGCAAATCTGCCGCCAAAGCGCTGATGGAAAAGGCCGGTGTGCCGTTGGTGCCGGGCTATCACGGCGAAGCGCAGGATCTGGATACCTTCCGCGAAGCCTGCGAACGCATCGGTTATCCGGTGCTGCTCAAGGCCACTGCGGGTGGTGGCGGCAAAGGCATGAAAGTGGTCGAGGATGTCAGCCAACTCGCTGAAGCCCTCGCCTCGGCGCAGCGCGAAGCGCAATCGTCGTTTGGCGATTCGAGGATGCTGGTGGAGAAGTATCTGCTCAAGCCACGTCATGTGGAGATTCAGGTGTTCGCCGATCAGCACGGCAACTGCCTTTACCTCAACGAGCGCGATTGTTCGATCCAGCGTCGCCATCAGAAAGTCGTCGAAGAAGCACCAGCGCCGGGCCTGACGCCCGAATTGCGCCGGGCGATGGGCGAAGCCGCCGTACGTTCGGCGCAGGCGATCGGTTATGTCGGCGCCGGCACCGTGGAATTTTTGCTCGACGCGCGCGGCGAGTTTTTCTTCATGGAAATGAACACGCGGCTGCAGGTCGAGCACCCGGTGACCGAAGCGATAACCGGGCTCGATCTGGTCGCCTGGCAGATTCGCGTCGCCCGTGGTGAAGCGCTGCCGATGACCCAGGCGCAGGTGCCGCTCAACGGTCATGCGATTGAAGTGCGCTTGTATGCCGAAGATCCGGCGAATGATTTTCTGCCGGCCACCGGGCGTCTGGACTTGTACCGCGAATCGGCGCAGGAACCGGGGCGACGGGTGGACAGCGGCGTTGAGGAAGGCGACGAGATTTCGCCGTTCTACGACCCGATGCTCGGCAAACTGATTGCCTGGGGGGAAGACCGCGAGCAGGCGCGCTTGCGTCTGTTGAGCATGCTCGATGAGTTTGCGATCGGCGGTCTGAAGACCAACATCAATTTCCTGCGCCGGATCATCGCGCATCCGGCGTTTGCCGCGGCACAGCTGGATACCGGGTTTATCCCGCGCTATCAGGAGCAATTGCTGCCAGCGCCGGGCACGTTGAGCGATGAGTTCTGGGAGGTGGCGGCGCAGGCGTTTGCGCAGAGTCTGCCAACCCGTGCGCGGGCAGATGACCCCGCTTCGCCTTGGTCTTGCGGCAGTGGTCTGCGAGCAGGTTTGCCGGCGCAAATCACTGTGCATTTGAGTTGCGAGGGACAGGATCGCGCGCTGACCCTGGGAGCTGCGGCCCACGCCAAACTGTTGGGCGAAGCGCTGGTGGTCGAGCATGAAGGCGTGCGCCGCACGTTGCGGGCGATTCGTCAGGGTGGTTCGTTGTATCTGCAATGGGACGGCGAATTGCGGCGCATCGAGGCGTTCGATCCAGTCAGTGCCGTCGAAGCCAGCCATAGCCATCAGGGCGGCCTGACCGCGCCAATGAACGGCAGCATCGTGCGCGTGCTGGTCGAAGCCGGGCAAGCGGTTGAGGCCGGGGCGCAACTGGTAGTGCTCGAAGCCATGAAAATGGAACACAGCATCCGCGCGCCACAGGCCGGTGTGATCAAAGCGCTGTATTGCCAGGAGGGCGATATGGTCAGCGAAGGCAGCGCTTTGGTTGAACTGGAAGAAGGGTGA
- a CDS encoding LexA family protein has translation MDKWIELVKAKMSELKITQTELGERVGMSQGGIGHWLNKRREPGVSEMNRVLKALGMDFLEVVLVIREPQPTADDEMPLAQKYNPYFRYPVCDWRAPCEVRDAAANYAGASAKQRFELTDYHARGGAAFWLTVTGDSMTAPSGQSIAEGMLILVDPELEAVPGKLVIAQWPDSEEAIFRKLDEQAGQRYLVPLNPTWPKTLLTDECRIIGVVVQATARY, from the coding sequence ATGGATAAATGGATTGAGTTGGTCAAGGCCAAGATGAGTGAACTCAAAATCACTCAAACAGAGCTCGGAGAGCGCGTCGGCATGTCCCAGGGCGGGATCGGTCATTGGCTGAACAAGCGTCGCGAACCCGGTGTCAGCGAAATGAATCGCGTGCTCAAGGCGCTGGGAATGGATTTCCTCGAAGTCGTCCTGGTCATCCGCGAGCCGCAGCCCACGGCGGATGACGAGATGCCGCTGGCGCAGAAGTACAACCCGTACTTCCGTTACCCGGTCTGCGACTGGCGAGCGCCGTGCGAGGTGCGCGACGCTGCAGCTAACTACGCCGGCGCATCGGCGAAGCAGCGCTTCGAACTCACTGATTACCACGCTCGCGGCGGTGCGGCGTTCTGGCTGACGGTGACGGGGGATTCGATGACCGCGCCGAGCGGCCAGAGCATTGCCGAAGGCATGCTGATTCTGGTCGATCCGGAGTTGGAAGCGGTGCCCGGCAAACTGGTGATCGCCCAGTGGCCGGACAGCGAAGAAGCAATTTTCCGCAAACTCGACGAGCAGGCCGGCCAGCGTTACCTGGTGCCGCTCAATCCGACCTGGCCGAAAACCCTGCTCACCGATGAATGCCGGATTATCGGCGTGGTGGTTCAGGCAACGGCGCGTTACTGA
- a CDS encoding DUF6124 family protein produces MNISSKDLPDLQIDTSFSSPQGNAAAQRALDYYLKPAVSEPETDERFFNVKGHLSGEEALVHASDLLRCAAATAFKAAENLQGTNRDLAFSVVHMVDMARAMVDHSIDNDEVTANKVRADRKEFSHRADKNI; encoded by the coding sequence ATGAACATCAGCAGCAAAGACTTGCCCGACCTGCAAATCGATACCAGCTTCTCCTCGCCTCAGGGCAATGCCGCCGCACAGCGCGCGCTTGACTATTACTTGAAACCGGCTGTTTCAGAACCCGAGACGGACGAACGCTTCTTCAATGTCAAAGGCCATCTCAGCGGCGAGGAAGCGCTGGTACATGCTTCGGATCTATTGCGATGTGCAGCCGCCACGGCATTCAAGGCAGCAGAAAACCTGCAAGGCACGAATCGGGACCTGGCTTTCTCGGTGGTGCACATGGTGGATATGGCGCGGGCGATGGTCGACCATTCGATCGATAACGACGAAGTCACGGCGAACAAGGTTCGGGCGGACAGGAAAGAATTTTCCCATCGCGCAGATAAAAACATTTGA
- a CDS encoding M14 family metallopeptidase, whose translation MTVAKSSFDISASFDSGNIQVIDISNPLNPVLAIRPDTRSAHFQWFHFKASGLHVHQEHWFRLVNASQSSYNKAWTGYQAVASYDHVNWFRIPTSFEGDSLRFCLEAEQTHAWFAYFEPYSRGRHDWLIEQALSKAGTELLATGKSVEGRDIQLLRKGSGAEGQRKIWIIAQQHPGEHMAEWFMEGVIERLERQDDPVLNKLLASADLYLVPNMNPDGAFHGHLRTNAMGQDLNRAWQNASQDISPEVLFVQLQMEKYGVDAFIDVHGDEEIPHVFTAGCEGNPGFTPRIEKLEEHFRSHLKHTTKDFQTTYGYTRDEPGQANMTLACNSVGQTYDCLSLTLEMPFKDHDDHPDKTTGWSGKRSKQLGKDVLTTLADMVDTLR comes from the coding sequence ATGACCGTGGCCAAATCTTCGTTCGACATCAGCGCCAGTTTCGACAGCGGCAATATCCAAGTCATCGACATCAGCAACCCGCTCAATCCGGTTCTGGCCATCCGCCCGGACACTCGCAGCGCCCATTTTCAGTGGTTTCACTTCAAGGCCAGCGGCCTGCATGTTCATCAGGAGCACTGGTTTCGCCTGGTCAACGCCAGCCAATCCTCCTATAACAAAGCCTGGACCGGCTATCAGGCAGTCGCTTCCTACGACCACGTCAACTGGTTCCGCATCCCCACCAGCTTCGAAGGCGACAGCCTGCGTTTCTGCCTCGAAGCCGAACAGACCCACGCCTGGTTCGCTTATTTCGAACCCTACAGCCGCGGCCGTCACGACTGGCTGATCGAGCAGGCGCTGAGCAAGGCTGGCACCGAATTGCTGGCAACCGGCAAAAGTGTCGAGGGCCGCGACATTCAGTTGTTGCGCAAAGGCAGCGGCGCCGAAGGCCAACGCAAGATCTGGATCATCGCCCAGCAGCATCCGGGCGAGCACATGGCCGAATGGTTCATGGAAGGTGTGATCGAACGCCTGGAACGACAGGACGATCCGGTACTGAACAAACTGCTGGCCAGCGCCGACCTGTATCTGGTGCCGAACATGAATCCGGACGGCGCCTTCCACGGCCATCTGCGCACCAACGCCATGGGCCAGGACCTGAATCGAGCCTGGCAGAACGCCAGTCAGGACATCAGCCCGGAAGTGCTTTTCGTCCAGCTGCAGATGGAAAAGTATGGCGTCGATGCGTTTATCGACGTACACGGCGACGAGGAAATCCCCCACGTCTTCACCGCCGGTTGTGAAGGCAACCCTGGCTTCACACCGCGCATCGAAAAGCTTGAAGAGCATTTCCGCAGCCATCTGAAGCACACCACCAAAGACTTCCAGACCACCTACGGCTATACCCGCGACGAACCGGGTCAGGCCAACATGACCCTGGCCTGCAACAGCGTCGGGCAGACATACGACTGCCTGTCGCTGACCCTGGAGATGCCGTTCAAGGACCATGACGACCACCCGGACAAGACCACCGGCTGGTCGGGCAAGCGTTCGAAGCAATTGGGTAAAGACGTGCTGACCACGCTCGCCGACATGGTCGACACCCTGCGCTGA
- a CDS encoding cytochrome b, translating into MSTHPTHFVLLARLLHWLMALMIIAMLFIGAGMVTSVSSRHEWLIHLHKPLGIAILALVIVRVLVRFSTRQPPLPDDLPGWQVLAAKASHVLLYALMLVLPLLGWAMISASGEPVMLTASLHLPSIVPADAQLFALLRKAHGYLAYLLFLTVLLHLAAALFHGWVRRDEVLDSMLRGRDRG; encoded by the coding sequence ATGAGCACGCACCCGACGCATTTCGTTTTGCTGGCGCGCCTGCTGCACTGGCTGATGGCGCTGATGATCATCGCCATGCTGTTTATCGGCGCGGGCATGGTCACTTCGGTGTCGTCTCGCCATGAATGGCTGATTCATCTGCACAAGCCGCTGGGCATCGCGATTCTGGCGCTGGTGATCGTGCGCGTGCTGGTGCGCTTCAGCACGCGTCAGCCACCGTTGCCGGATGATCTGCCGGGCTGGCAGGTGCTGGCAGCCAAGGCATCCCACGTTTTGTTGTATGCGTTGATGCTGGTATTGCCGCTGCTCGGCTGGGCGATGATCAGTGCCTCGGGCGAACCGGTGATGCTCACGGCGTCGCTGCATCTGCCGTCGATCGTGCCGGCGGATGCGCAACTGTTTGCGCTGTTGCGCAAGGCGCATGGCTATCTGGCGTATCTGCTGTTTCTGACGGTGCTGCTGCACTTGGCGGCCGCGCTGTTTCATGGCTGGGTGCGTCGTGACGAAGTGCTCGACAGCATGTTGCGTGGGCGCGATCGCGGCTGA